A window of Paenibacillus polygoni contains these coding sequences:
- a CDS encoding glycoside hydrolase family 27 protein, whose translation MIRLVAYIRNYTPERDGATMDKMLGLTPAMGWNSWNTFTWDINEQLIRDVADVFVSEGYKDAGYEYIVIDDCWSLRERDEEGRLVPDPKKFPSGMKSLSDYIHSKGLKFGMYSCAGTHTCAGYPGSFEHEFQDATTFAEWGVDFLKYDYCFKPRNMSGELLYKRMSLALKNCGRDILFSACNWGEDDVYQWIRESGAHMYRSTVDIQDNWESIKNLAISQLGKECYTGSFCHNDMDMLVVGMYGGSNSGFIGNKIGGCTDNEYKTHFALWSLMGSPLMIGSDIRKASQATKDILLNKDIIAINQDLEARGAYRIKPEPNWFHTDETFMLVKALTNGDVAVGLFNLSDSQRELPLLFWDIGVPYASGVSLSLYDCWEHKELGVFKERFNAIVPAHDCMIIRAKLVN comes from the coding sequence ATGATTAGACTAGTGGCATACATACGGAATTATACGCCGGAAAGGGATGGAGCCACTATGGATAAAATGCTTGGCTTGACACCAGCAATGGGATGGAATTCTTGGAACACGTTCACTTGGGATATCAATGAACAACTGATCCGAGATGTAGCGGACGTATTTGTGTCGGAAGGCTATAAAGATGCTGGGTACGAATACATCGTCATAGACGATTGCTGGAGCTTAAGGGAAAGAGATGAGGAAGGAAGATTGGTGCCGGACCCTAAGAAATTCCCTAGCGGAATGAAGAGTCTATCTGATTATATTCATTCCAAGGGGCTAAAGTTCGGCATGTACTCTTGTGCGGGAACCCATACCTGCGCCGGATATCCAGGAAGCTTCGAGCATGAGTTTCAGGACGCAACAACCTTTGCAGAATGGGGCGTAGATTTTCTGAAATACGATTATTGTTTTAAGCCACGCAATATGTCTGGGGAATTACTTTATAAAAGAATGAGTCTGGCCCTTAAAAACTGCGGTAGAGACATTCTTTTCTCTGCATGTAATTGGGGGGAAGACGACGTATATCAATGGATTAGGGAATCTGGCGCCCACATGTACCGTTCTACCGTTGATATACAGGATAACTGGGAGTCCATCAAAAATTTGGCGATTTCCCAGCTTGGCAAGGAATGCTACACGGGGTCCTTCTGCCACAACGATATGGACATGCTGGTCGTAGGGATGTACGGCGGCAGCAACAGCGGTTTTATCGGCAACAAGATCGGCGGTTGTACGGACAATGAATATAAAACCCACTTTGCCTTATGGAGCTTAATGGGATCCCCGCTAATGATCGGTAGCGACATACGCAAAGCGAGCCAGGCTACAAAAGACATTCTGCTGAACAAAGATATTATTGCGATCAATCAGGACTTGGAAGCTCGCGGGGCCTACCGTATTAAGCCGGAACCCAATTGGTTCCATACGGATGAAACTTTTATGCTGGTAAAGGCATTAACTAACGGGGATGTGGCCGTAGGTCTTTTCAACCTGAGCGATAGCCAAAGGGAACTGCCTTTGTTATTCTGGGATATCGGGGTTCCTTATGCATCCGGCGTTTCACTTTCACTGTACGATTGTTGGGAGCATAAGGAACTTGGCGTATTCAAGGAAAGATTCAATGCCATCGTGCCGGCTCATGATTGTATGATCATCCGCGCAAAGCTGGTGAATTAA
- a CDS encoding AraC family transcriptional regulator, giving the protein MNSVFLPEDLICTDSGQKPPNQHHWRGVRDIFSLHYVVRGTGFYEVGHATYKLTRGESFMIFPNTEVYYYPDPQDPWEYVWVDFKGTESQRLLSMTKLTHEKPVVTESPVDLEPLFHQVEATGMAPFQRERSSACLHLLLSYYMEHYPQEKVLQKNDYVVSAKEYIENNYWKATLTVSDIVKYVSIERSYLFRLFKDATGMSILSYLKAIRIKRACTLLHSSKFSIKAVAWSVGYQDQLYFSKVFKKATSYSPSEYMKKNALASSGKEEA; this is encoded by the coding sequence ATGAATTCGGTCTTTCTCCCTGAGGATTTGATATGTACAGACAGCGGACAAAAACCCCCCAATCAACATCATTGGAGGGGTGTCCGTGATATTTTCTCACTGCATTACGTGGTCCGCGGAACTGGGTTTTATGAGGTTGGCCATGCCACCTATAAGTTGACTCGGGGCGAAAGCTTCATGATCTTCCCGAATACCGAAGTATACTATTATCCCGATCCCCAGGATCCATGGGAATATGTATGGGTAGACTTCAAAGGCACCGAATCGCAGCGCCTTTTATCCATGACCAAGCTTACCCACGAAAAGCCGGTAGTGACGGAAAGTCCCGTCGACCTGGAGCCGCTTTTTCATCAGGTCGAGGCTACAGGTATGGCGCCGTTTCAAAGAGAACGGTCGAGTGCTTGCCTGCACTTGTTATTATCTTATTACATGGAGCACTATCCCCAGGAGAAGGTCCTCCAGAAAAACGACTATGTAGTATCTGCCAAGGAATATATCGAGAACAACTATTGGAAAGCGACGCTGACGGTTTCTGATATCGTCAAGTACGTCAGTATTGAACGAAGCTACTTGTTTCGTTTGTTCAAGGATGCCACCGGAATGTCCATATTAAGCTATCTGAAGGCCATTCGAATTAAGCGAGCCTGTACATTGCTGCATTCATCGAAATTTTCGATTAAGGCTGTTGCCTGGTCTGTAGGTTATCAGGATCAACTCTACTTCTCCAAGGTGTTTAAGAAGGCAACCTCTTACTCTCCTTCCGAGTATATGAAGAAGAATGCTCTTGCCTCCAGTGGGAAAGAGGAAGCTTGA
- a CDS encoding DUF1648 domain-containing protein, translated as MTIMPVLIMICVFIPAIVLMVSMPYLTRETISFGVTVSAVQFHSEPLRQTRRSYVRISAILHTILLIVCMISLIYSDEQSKQQSWVITTYSLTMVVISLVINISYHFKMKSLLPALPIAPESSILAVDTGFRKRNIGLSSKWFLIPVLIIVVSMVTVQRNYDLIPDQIPIHYNSSWKVDRYADKSYSSVFMPTLMQVFITLLFLFENWSIRRVKQQVQPKDPSPSIRQDVTFRRAWSCFMLTASILIVILLSAVQLNMISLLNINFAISIILISIAFISLSFFALSFWAGQGGSRLEQSADRSNVRPVHDDDKWLLGMIYFNRKDSNLLAQKRFGVGWGLNFGHPVSWLTLIGIIVLLVMVRTRFGG; from the coding sequence ATGACGATAATGCCTGTTTTAATAATGATTTGTGTATTTATACCTGCCATTGTACTCATGGTAAGCATGCCTTATTTAACAAGAGAAACGATTAGTTTTGGAGTCACCGTGAGCGCTGTGCAATTCCACAGTGAGCCTCTGCGCCAGACGCGGAGATCTTATGTTAGGATTAGTGCGATTTTACATACCATCCTACTCATTGTTTGTATGATCAGCCTAATATACAGTGATGAACAATCCAAACAACAAAGCTGGGTCATAACCACTTATTCACTCACCATGGTCGTAATCTCCCTAGTCATAAACATTAGTTATCATTTTAAAATGAAAAGTCTACTACCTGCGCTGCCTATTGCTCCAGAATCTTCGATCTTGGCAGTAGACACTGGTTTTCGGAAAAGAAACATTGGTTTGTCTAGTAAATGGTTCCTTATTCCTGTCTTAATTATTGTAGTTAGTATGGTAACAGTGCAACGCAACTACGATTTAATTCCTGATCAAATTCCAATCCATTACAACAGCAGTTGGAAGGTCGACCGCTATGCCGATAAATCATATAGTTCTGTGTTTATGCCTACATTAATGCAAGTGTTTATCACACTTTTGTTCCTATTTGAGAATTGGAGTATTCGTAGAGTGAAGCAGCAGGTTCAACCCAAGGATCCGAGCCCTTCCATCAGACAAGACGTAACTTTCCGTCGTGCTTGGTCCTGTTTTATGCTTACAGCAAGCATTTTAATCGTTATCCTGCTTTCCGCCGTGCAGCTAAACATGATCTCTCTGCTTAACATCAATTTTGCTATCTCTATTATCTTAATTAGTATAGCCTTTATTAGCCTATCCTTCTTCGCTTTATCGTTCTGGGCTGGTCAAGGCGGAAGCCGCTTGGAGCAATCTGCCGATAGATCTAATGTCAGACCTGTCCATGATGATGATAAATGGCTGTTAGGTATGATTTATTTCAATCGCAAGGATTCAAACCTACTCGCTCAGAAAAGGTTCGGAGTCGGATGGGGATTAAATTTTGGTCACCCAGTAAGCTGGCTGACTTTGATCGGGATTATCGTACTGCTAGTTATGGTGAGAACAAGGTTTGGAGGATAG
- a CDS encoding MFS transporter, whose protein sequence is MDYRKKTVVASVAGLTLEGMDIMFISFAMTMIISEFNIDLATGGLISSITNVGMLLGGIIFGILADKYGRVKVFTYTVILFAIGTALTGLATSIEQVYLFRFIAGIGAGGEYGIGMALVAEAWPKNKQGRASSYVSVGAQYGVILAALLSAIILPTLGWRALFFVGVVPVIFAFIVRKNLDESPEWLAAQNNKKASMKAEKSKLTQLFETPRTAMTTISLIIMATVQIAGYNGLMIWLPSMLQKSQGLSVSGSAIWTISTAVGMIIGMLTFGLFLDRFGAKRAFGLFLIASACAVFLYSYATGSIGVLLGGAIVGFFSNGMFAGYGALIGSLYPVQIRSTATNTIFNFGRAIGGFSPILVGYILQNYDMKVAMLYLAGLYCISFIVMLMLKKDDLGKVNETI, encoded by the coding sequence ATGGATTATCGTAAAAAAACCGTGGTCGCATCGGTAGCAGGTTTAACATTAGAAGGCATGGACATCATGTTTATCTCATTTGCGATGACAATGATTATTTCAGAATTTAACATTGATTTAGCAACGGGAGGACTTATTTCTTCTATAACGAATGTAGGGATGTTATTAGGAGGAATTATTTTCGGAATTTTAGCAGATAAGTATGGAAGGGTAAAGGTCTTTACGTATACCGTTATCTTGTTTGCAATCGGTACAGCTTTAACTGGACTCGCCACTAGTATTGAACAAGTATATTTATTTAGATTTATTGCAGGAATCGGTGCCGGAGGAGAATATGGAATTGGTATGGCACTGGTTGCAGAAGCTTGGCCCAAAAATAAACAAGGACGTGCATCTTCATATGTCAGTGTTGGTGCTCAATATGGTGTGATTTTAGCGGCATTACTAAGTGCGATCATTCTTCCTACTTTAGGATGGAGAGCATTGTTCTTTGTTGGTGTAGTACCTGTTATTTTCGCATTTATCGTTAGGAAGAACTTAGATGAATCACCTGAGTGGCTCGCTGCTCAGAACAATAAAAAGGCTAGTATGAAAGCTGAAAAGAGTAAGCTGACACAATTGTTTGAAACGCCACGAACAGCAATGACGACAATTTCTTTAATCATCATGGCAACTGTTCAAATTGCCGGTTATAACGGATTAATGATTTGGCTGCCATCGATGCTGCAAAAGTCACAAGGTTTATCTGTTTCAGGCTCTGCTATTTGGACAATTAGTACGGCCGTTGGCATGATTATTGGTATGTTAACCTTTGGACTATTCTTAGATCGATTCGGAGCGAAGCGTGCCTTTGGCCTCTTCCTGATCGCCTCTGCATGTGCAGTGTTTTTATACTCTTATGCGACGGGTAGTATAGGGGTATTACTTGGCGGCGCGATTGTCGGTTTCTTCTCCAATGGAATGTTCGCTGGATATGGAGCGTTGATCGGTAGTCTTTATCCCGTTCAAATTCGAAGTACGGCAACAAACACAATCTTTAATTTTGGCCGAGCAATAGGCGGTTTTTCACCAATACTTGTTGGCTACATTCTACAGAATTATGATATGAAAGTTGCAATGCTCTACTTAGCAGGTTTATATTGTATTTCCTTTATTGTCATGCTAATGCTTAAAAAAGATGATTTAGGGAAAGTGAACGAAACTATATAA
- a CDS encoding MFS transporter, with product MESSMTRNNERGFYKLSRLQRIGFGSGDLAQNLIYNTVSTYLLFFYTNVYGLDPRAAAAMFLVVRIIDAIWDPIVGAVVDKNTTRFGKYRGYLVFAGFPLSVLAVLVFWNGYSGSLIYAYVTYVGLSMLYTLLNVPYGALNASLTRDNDEITKLTSTRMFLANLGGLAVAYGVPVLVKLFSSDGTWDTKSSASGWLITMAIYAGVGFLILLFCFTQSKERVVMDDSKQDEVKISDLVTEFKRNKPLRILAFFFITAFAMMSIGNAGGAYYMQYVVQASDYVQWFNALGSIPAFIFLPLVPKIKKAIGKKSMFLVFLSIAIIGMFFIYFIPNPQDHITWVLIAQFIKSTGVIVATGYMWALVPEVISYGELQSGRRISGVVNALTGFFFKFGMALGGVVPGFVLSFTGYAAGSEVQSSFAQQGILWLVAVLPAILLILAMIIISKYDLTDEQVYEINKEIEARHSI from the coding sequence ATGGAATCGAGTATGACAAGAAACAATGAAAGGGGCTTTTATAAACTATCCAGATTGCAACGTATAGGATTTGGTTCTGGTGATTTGGCACAGAATCTCATTTATAATACGGTATCAACGTATTTATTGTTCTTTTACACCAATGTATATGGACTAGATCCTAGAGCTGCAGCTGCGATGTTCTTAGTTGTACGAATTATTGATGCTATTTGGGATCCAATTGTTGGCGCAGTTGTGGATAAAAATACCACACGCTTTGGTAAATATAGAGGTTACTTAGTATTTGCTGGATTCCCGTTATCAGTGTTGGCCGTATTAGTATTTTGGAATGGTTATTCCGGTAGTTTAATTTATGCGTATGTGACTTATGTTGGGTTATCTATGCTTTATACCTTATTGAATGTACCTTATGGTGCACTAAATGCTTCATTAACTCGTGACAATGACGAAATTACGAAATTAACTTCAACACGTATGTTCCTTGCTAATCTTGGTGGTCTTGCAGTTGCCTATGGAGTGCCCGTACTCGTTAAGTTGTTCTCTTCCGATGGTACATGGGATACGAAATCAAGTGCTTCTGGCTGGCTCATAACAATGGCTATATATGCAGGTGTCGGTTTTCTTATCTTATTGTTTTGTTTTACTCAGTCGAAAGAAAGAGTTGTAATGGATGATTCAAAGCAAGATGAAGTCAAGATTTCAGATTTGGTGACTGAATTTAAACGAAATAAACCATTGCGAATTCTAGCCTTCTTTTTTATAACCGCTTTTGCCATGATGTCGATCGGTAATGCAGGCGGAGCCTATTATATGCAGTATGTTGTACAAGCATCAGATTATGTTCAGTGGTTTAATGCACTAGGGTCCATACCGGCATTTATCTTTTTACCTTTAGTTCCTAAAATCAAGAAAGCAATCGGTAAAAAAAGTATGTTCCTGGTGTTCTTAAGTATAGCGATTATTGGGATGTTCTTTATATACTTTATTCCAAATCCACAAGATCATATTACATGGGTTCTAATTGCTCAATTCATTAAATCTACGGGCGTAATTGTTGCAACCGGATACATGTGGGCATTAGTGCCAGAAGTGATTTCTTATGGTGAGCTTCAATCAGGACGGCGTATTTCGGGAGTTGTGAACGCTTTAACTGGATTCTTTTTCAAATTTGGTATGGCGTTAGGCGGTGTTGTTCCTGGCTTTGTTCTAAGCTTTACAGGGTATGCAGCTGGAAGTGAAGTACAATCTAGCTTTGCTCAACAAGGAATATTATGGTTAGTTGCTGTTCTGCCTGCTATCTTGTTAATTCTTGCTATGATTATTATTTCTAAATACGATTTAACGGATGAACAAGTTTATGAAATTAATAAAGAAATTGAGGCTCGCCATAGTATCTAA
- a CDS encoding glycoside hydrolase family 43 protein, with protein MQINNPVLKGFNADPSIIRVDDTYYIATSTFEWFPGVQIHESKDLVNWRLITHPLSTKVLLDMKGNKDSAGIWAPDLSYADGKFWLVYTDVKVTEGAFKDMTNYLTTAENINGPWSDPIKLNGVGFDASLFHDDDGKKYLVQMEWDHREYRHPFNGIKLTEYSVEEKRMLPETAKIIYMGTDVKLVEGPHIYKLFGQYYLFCAEGGTVYSHQEVVARSAELFGPYETQPGDVFLTAFDAPNNELQKCGHGSLVDTPSGEWYFAHLTGRPWHHDTESIRDPRGWCTLGRETAIQKVEWDDHKWPHIVGGKQGSRFVEAPKGCVETKYAPTYPEKDDFDSDTLNINFNTLRVPFDEKIGSLTEKPGNLRLFGKGSLTNEHEQSLVARRWQSFYFDAQTAVAYSPFTFQQMSGLVNYYNTKHWSMIHVTWNEINGRVIEVTQNDRGVLTSFLKDKAIKVPDHVDYVHFKVKVRKETYTYAYSFDNEHWTDIDLTLDAAILSDDYVVQSYGGFFTGAFVGMANVDYSGYELPADFDYFMYKEIEEK; from the coding sequence ATGCAAATTAATAATCCAGTATTAAAAGGGTTTAATGCAGATCCCTCAATTATAAGAGTTGATGATACTTACTATATTGCAACTTCTACATTTGAATGGTTTCCAGGCGTTCAGATTCATGAATCTAAAGATTTGGTCAATTGGCGGCTTATCACTCATCCGCTTTCCACGAAGGTGCTGCTAGATATGAAAGGAAACAAGGATTCAGCAGGTATATGGGCCCCTGATTTATCCTATGCTGACGGAAAGTTTTGGCTTGTTTACACTGATGTAAAAGTTACTGAAGGCGCCTTCAAAGATATGACCAATTATTTAACTACTGCTGAAAACATTAACGGTCCATGGAGTGATCCAATCAAGTTAAATGGAGTGGGTTTTGACGCTTCCCTGTTTCATGATGACGATGGAAAAAAATATCTTGTCCAAATGGAATGGGATCATCGAGAATATCGTCATCCTTTTAACGGAATTAAACTTACGGAATATTCGGTTGAAGAAAAGAGAATGCTTCCTGAGACTGCAAAGATCATTTATATGGGAACCGATGTTAAATTAGTAGAAGGTCCTCATATCTATAAGTTGTTTGGACAATATTATCTATTTTGTGCGGAGGGAGGTACGGTTTATTCTCATCAAGAGGTAGTTGCTAGGTCTGCAGAATTATTTGGTCCTTATGAAACACAACCTGGTGATGTATTTTTGACTGCATTTGATGCGCCTAATAATGAGCTTCAAAAATGTGGACATGGATCGTTAGTAGATACTCCATCAGGAGAATGGTATTTTGCACATTTGACGGGACGCCCATGGCATCATGATACAGAATCGATCCGTGATCCGCGCGGCTGGTGTACATTAGGAAGAGAAACAGCAATTCAAAAGGTAGAGTGGGACGATCATAAATGGCCGCATATCGTAGGCGGCAAGCAGGGAAGTCGTTTTGTTGAAGCCCCTAAAGGGTGTGTTGAAACAAAATATGCTCCGACCTATCCAGAGAAGGATGATTTTGACTCCGATACTTTAAATATTAATTTTAATACCTTACGAGTTCCATTTGATGAGAAAATAGGTTCACTTACAGAAAAGCCTGGAAATTTGCGCTTATTTGGCAAAGGCTCTTTAACAAATGAACATGAACAGTCTCTTGTAGCAAGACGTTGGCAATCCTTTTATTTTGATGCTCAAACAGCAGTAGCGTATTCCCCTTTTACATTTCAGCAGATGTCTGGACTCGTAAATTACTATAATACGAAGCATTGGTCTATGATTCACGTAACTTGGAATGAAATCAATGGACGAGTCATTGAAGTGACTCAGAATGATCGAGGAGTACTCACAAGTTTCCTTAAGGATAAAGCCATTAAAGTACCTGATCACGTTGATTATGTGCATTTTAAAGTGAAAGTTAGAAAAGAGACCTATACCTATGCCTATTCTTTTGATAATGAGCATTGGACTGATATTGACTTGACGTTGGATGCAGCAATTTTGTCTGATGATTATGTGGTTCAATCCTATGGAGGATTCTTCACTGGAGCTTTTGTTGGAATGGCTAATGTTGATTATTCCGGTTATGAATTGCCAGCAGACTTCGACTATTTTATGTATAAAGAAATTGAAGAAAAATAA
- a CDS encoding ROK family transcriptional regulator: MIKKTDQDVMRENNKKLVLKTLFDTDQTSRSSIADKINLQKSTVSSIVRELHNEGLIEELGIGEASNIGGRRPNLIRFNRKYGFVLAFDMGVKHLRYSINYINGELIHHDSIKIYTNKAKDIFAVMKDIIVNLKIDDTIHGLIGIAISVHAPVFNNQILYSPFLDFQTFNLIDALKELIDVPVIIENEANLTAIYIRDFYQHAHKVQFDNILAINIHNGIGVGTIIDRNLYKGLNGLSGEIGRSIIISDNKKKRRLEEVYSEKAVLDQISKLKNIPNFTLEDFIILMDKKDEQVTAIMKEWASAIAQITYNSVQYSAPDAVFLSSRFIAFFPYLLDEINKEYMALDPRGATQVISIDDHIHRLTLLGGVALICRKILGLELYDLFFTE, translated from the coding sequence ATGATTAAGAAAACTGATCAGGATGTAATGAGAGAAAATAATAAAAAATTAGTATTAAAAACTTTATTTGATACTGATCAGACATCTAGAAGTTCAATAGCTGACAAAATCAATCTTCAAAAATCCACAGTTTCTTCTATTGTTCGTGAGCTTCACAACGAGGGTTTAATTGAAGAGTTAGGAATAGGTGAAGCGTCTAATATTGGCGGGCGAAGACCAAACTTAATACGCTTTAATCGCAAATATGGGTTTGTACTGGCGTTTGATATGGGAGTTAAACATTTAAGATACTCCATAAATTATATCAATGGTGAGCTCATTCATCATGATTCCATCAAAATTTATACGAACAAAGCTAAAGATATCTTTGCAGTCATGAAAGATATTATTGTAAATTTGAAAATTGATGATACCATTCATGGATTAATAGGAATCGCTATTTCTGTGCATGCGCCAGTTTTTAATAATCAAATTTTGTATAGTCCCTTCTTAGATTTTCAAACCTTTAATTTAATCGATGCGTTAAAGGAACTTATCGATGTTCCTGTCATTATAGAAAATGAAGCAAATCTCACTGCTATTTATATCCGAGACTTTTATCAGCATGCTCATAAAGTTCAATTTGATAATATTCTAGCCATCAACATTCATAACGGAATCGGTGTAGGAACGATTATCGATAGGAATTTGTATAAAGGCTTAAATGGTTTGTCTGGTGAGATTGGGCGATCGATTATCATTTCAGATAATAAAAAGAAACGCCGATTAGAAGAAGTATATTCTGAAAAAGCAGTGCTCGACCAGATTAGTAAATTGAAAAACATCCCGAACTTTACTTTAGAGGACTTTATTATACTAATGGATAAAAAGGATGAGCAAGTAACTGCGATTATGAAGGAATGGGCCTCAGCTATCGCACAAATTACTTACAATTCAGTACAATACAGTGCACCAGACGCGGTGTTTCTTTCATCTCGGTTTATTGCCTTCTTCCCATATTTATTAGACGAGATCAATAAAGAATATATGGCACTTGACCCACGCGGCGCAACTCAAGTTATTTCCATTGATGACCATATTCATAGATTAACATTGCTCGGCGGAGTGGCTTTAATTTGTAGAAAAATTCTTGGTTTAGAATTGTATGATTTATTTTTCACGGAGTAA
- a CDS encoding tRNA dihydrouridine synthase, translating into MSDNFWNDLPKPFFVLAPMEDVTDVVFRHVVAKAGRPDVFFTEFTNAESYCHPEGMKSVRGRLLFTEDEQPLVAHIWGDQPENFRRMSIGLAEMGFKGIDINMGCPVPNVAQRGKGSGLILRPDLAAELIEAAKAGGLPVSVKTRLGFKEVDEWREWLTHILKQDIANLSIHLRTRDEMSQVDAHWELIPEIKELRDQIAPNTLLTINGDILDRQMGLDLATKYGVDGVMIGRGIFKNPFAFEKEPKEHSSKEHLDLLRLQLDLHDQYIEVLPRSVSALHRFFKIYVKGFRGAGELRNQLMNTKSTDEVRALLDHFEANHME; encoded by the coding sequence ATGTCAGATAATTTTTGGAATGATTTACCTAAACCTTTTTTCGTATTAGCTCCAATGGAAGATGTAACGGATGTCGTATTCCGTCATGTGGTAGCTAAGGCAGGCAGACCTGATGTGTTTTTCACGGAATTCACAAACGCAGAGAGCTACTGTCATCCAGAAGGAATGAAGAGTGTTCGCGGACGCTTACTGTTTACAGAGGATGAGCAGCCGCTAGTTGCCCATATTTGGGGGGATCAACCTGAGAATTTCCGGCGAATGAGTATCGGCTTAGCGGAGATGGGCTTTAAAGGAATTGATATTAACATGGGCTGTCCGGTCCCAAATGTCGCACAAAGAGGGAAAGGCAGCGGCCTCATTCTTCGTCCAGATCTTGCGGCAGAACTTATTGAGGCGGCAAAAGCGGGCGGACTGCCGGTAAGTGTGAAAACACGCCTTGGCTTTAAGGAAGTAGACGAGTGGAGAGAATGGTTAACGCATATTCTAAAACAAGATATCGCGAACCTTTCTATTCATTTGCGTACAAGAGATGAAATGAGCCAGGTCGATGCGCACTGGGAGCTCATTCCGGAGATTAAGGAATTACGTGACCAAATCGCACCGAACACATTACTTACCATTAACGGCGATATTCTTGACCGTCAAATGGGTCTGGACCTGGCCACTAAATATGGTGTGGATGGCGTGATGATTGGGCGCGGTATTTTCAAAAATCCATTTGCCTTTGAGAAAGAACCAAAAGAGCATAGCAGTAAGGAGCACCTGGATCTCCTAAGATTGCAGCTGGATCTGCATGATCAATATATAGAAGTATTACCTCGTTCCGTATCAGCGCTTCATCGTTTCTTCAAAATATATGTCAAAGGATTCCGTGGTGCAGGCGAACTCAGAAATCAACTGATGAATACGAAATCAACAGATGAAGTACGTGCATTGCTTGATCATTTTGAAGCAAACCATATGGAATGA
- a CDS encoding cobalamin-independent methionine synthase II family protein, which yields MCNRFQIVGSLLRPSDLLEYKHEIEHRDDITYPFYQDFEGYEQCETDAIKAVVDKEIKNGVSILTDGEYSKSMWHLDFVWGFEGVDRYIADHGYFFRDTDGASKYETRKDIGLRITGELSGKNHHFIQVYKELQAAAGDHETKLCVPSPSHIFGELSWSDNIGGAEAVYKDRHELKEGLVKAYKEFVEDFAAVGGKILQFDDCLWELFADDNPNSPYTGENIDQEEVQALAAEFIDINNTIIDYGHSLGLKMWTHNCRGNYDSRNMGGGSYAKIANLFLKQLKYDRFFLEWDDERAGSLEALAVFKDKPETEIVLGLLSSKTNTLDDEARVIRMLDEASKIIDKDRLLLSHQCGFASCDGGNELTEDEQWAKINQGQRIAAQYWG from the coding sequence ATGTGCAATAGATTTCAAATCGTAGGCAGCTTGCTGCGTCCATCGGACTTATTAGAATATAAACATGAGATTGAACACCGTGATGATATCACTTATCCTTTTTACCAAGATTTCGAGGGATATGAGCAGTGTGAGACGGATGCAATTAAAGCCGTAGTTGATAAAGAAATTAAAAATGGTGTATCCATTCTTACCGATGGAGAGTATTCCAAATCGATGTGGCATTTAGATTTTGTCTGGGGCTTTGAAGGAGTTGACCGCTATATTGCGGATCATGGATACTTTTTCAGAGATACGGATGGAGCTTCCAAATATGAGACTCGAAAAGATATTGGACTACGTATTACAGGCGAATTAAGCGGTAAAAACCATCATTTCATTCAAGTGTATAAAGAGCTGCAAGCCGCTGCGGGTGACCATGAAACGAAACTGTGCGTACCATCACCATCCCATATTTTTGGGGAATTGTCTTGGTCAGATAACATTGGCGGTGCGGAAGCTGTTTATAAAGATCGACATGAGCTTAAAGAGGGTCTCGTTAAAGCTTATAAGGAATTTGTAGAGGATTTTGCTGCTGTAGGAGGAAAAATTCTGCAATTCGACGATTGCCTATGGGAGCTATTTGCAGATGATAACCCGAACTCTCCTTATACGGGTGAGAACATTGATCAAGAGGAAGTGCAGGCTCTTGCTGCGGAATTTATCGACATTAACAATACCATCATTGATTATGGTCACAGCTTAGGTCTCAAAATGTGGACACATAACTGCCGCGGTAATTATGATTCCCGGAATATGGGCGGCGGCTCGTATGCCAAGATTGCGAATCTGTTCTTGAAGCAGCTGAAATACGATCGCTTTTTCCTTGAATGGGATGATGAACGTGCAGGCTCGCTTGAGGCACTTGCCGTATTCAAAGATAAGCCTGAAACAGAAATTGTACTTGGATTGTTGTCTTCCAAAACGAATACGCTTGACGATGAGGCTCGTGTGATCAGAATGCTTGATGAAGCATCGAAAATCATTGATAAAGATCGCTTATTACTTTCTCACCAATGCGGATTTGCGTCTTGTGATGGCGGTAATGAACTCACGGAAGATGAACAGTGGGCGAAAATTAATCAAGGACAACGTATTGCAGCGCAATATTGGGGTTAG